GTCAGGAATTTTTGACCGTTTACCGACGATAATTTCTGATGACTTTTATGACCATTATTTTGGTCAAAAATATTTGACAATTTTctgaccaaaataaatttctGACGGAGCTTTTCCGACGACTTTATGTGGTCAGAGATTGGACAAAAACTCGTTGTTTTGACCAATTTCTATCGGATTTGGTGGTCAGAAATCATACTTTTCCTTGTAGTGTAGGTTTACCACTTACCAAAATAAGAAATTCAGTGCAAAGATAATGTGCTGGGTTGCAAAACCATTACATACCTACTCGGCATATATGTCATATATACACGCAAATAAGttgaaaatttaacaaaattcaAATATTGAGCACCAGATTAATTTCATAAACATactgcaatatatattatatatattatatatattctttacaATGATACAACATGCTATCAGTAAAACTTAATTAAAAGGAAAAATCACTTGAAAAGTCAAAGAAGTGACAAAAAGGCTTCTTGTTCATGTGATCTTCCTAGGCCGCCCGCCCACCTCTCAACTCCCAAACGTATTGCAATATTGACATACAATTTGAAAGGTATAATTACGACAAGGGTAAATTAGTTAACATTTTTGTGTAAGGtaaattaattaacatataaaaagaattttgtaaataataaaacatatatagtaAAGTATGTATTCTGGACCGTCAGATCAACTGAAACTCCAAAGTGGAATATCAGCATCTTCGTAGAAATACCCATCGACCATATTCGTGGTCGTGTTCAGTGGAGGAGAGTAATTAAACGGAGCTCCATCATCGAAGAAGAACATCCCATTATGATCATTGTCATACCACGATGATGATGGATCCATCAAAGACACACGATTGTCTACGAAAGACCCTATCAAAGATTGCATGTCATCAGGATGTTGATCATGATCGGACGGCGACGAATCTGCCGATGAAGAGGGAGCAAAAAGGTCAAATGAATTGTTGGCTGCTTGAGCGGCAATTTTTTGGATGGATTTGGGGGACAAATGGGTCTTTTCATCTAACAGAAGGTGTGAAGAAGCAGAGCTGGGGAAGTTGAGATTGGCTTGAGGGCCTTTTAGACACAAGAGTGCAACATCATAAGCCCGAGCTGCTGCTTCAGCTGTTGAGTAAGAGCCCAACCAAATCCTTGTCTTTTTATTTGGTGCCCTAATCTCAGACACCCATGATCCCCAACTTCTCATCCTCACTCCTTTGTACTTCTTAATCTTATTCTTCTTGCTCTTGGTCTTAGGAGAAGACGAAGGTGACAATGACATTTCCTTCTTGATATTGAGTTCTTGTTTCACCATTGTAATGGTGTTGTGTGTATTGATCCGAGGCTACGTAGATTGATTGGACAATGTGGTATTTATCAAGCGATGaggagattgttcttgagttctTATTGTTGTTGGTGATGGCTAGAGATTTTTGGATGAGTGTTTATGTGAGGTGAGGTGAGGAGATTATATATAGAGGTAGATTGATATGAAGGGGTATGGGAGACGAGggaagaaatattatttatttgatataaatctACAATAGGGTCAATTGTGATATAGTATGGTTTACTGTATATGAATGTGACATTTTGGTGCATGACAGGtgtttttcttctattttttgtttatcataGCAAACTGTCAATCgtcattaatacaaatttgtttcttgctcatttaaaaataattatttttatctttcgCATCTAATTATTAATCGAATATGGATGCATGTTAAGTGTTCAAAGTTCGAACAATGAACCTGAACGtggctttttatttttttgaactgTGAACATGGCTTTCTTTTAACCTTTTTGCTAGATTTGCATCTTCATATTAAATTTCTGTAATGTTAACTCAAAGTAGAATAACTAAGAATCTTGAAATTTAGAGGAAACTATGTTTGCAGATGTAAATCGGTATACTATTACGTGAACTTTTGTCCATTATAGGAAACCAAATTATGTTTCATCATTTGTTTTACAAACTTGTTCGTTTGATTTTTttcgtttattttattttatggtttgTATTGTTACCAATAAGATTGATATTTGTCCAAAGAATAATCAACGAGTGGAGCCAATATTGCTAGGAATAGTATATACTACTATATAGCGTACGGAAGTCGGAAGCCACTTGCTGAGCAAATCAAGAAGTGATCTAAATACAATATTCTTTGGTTGTGAATTTGATATatcaattttcttttatattgaCTATAAGTAGCTATCGCCACTATCAGGAGATTATAGATTACAGCTACGTTTAACGCGTTGAGTCATATACGATCTTTCCAAGAAAGAGATGGATGGTTCTAATAAAagggaaaagaagaaagagatggttAGTTATGGCTTTATGGGCCTACGTTTATTGTTTACCGATTAAAACATGAGGTCTAGTCTCAAGTTATACTTATCGTATTCATTAAAAAGCTTGACGGTAAAGTCTCTCAACATGCACATAAAAGTTCTTTCTTGTAATATTTTATCGTTTGTTTCAGACTTTCAGTTATTAAACTTTATTAGATTGACGTCTACGGTCTACCAAAGCGTATTACTCTAACTATCTAACTCGAAAACGTGTATGTTTTCACCCCGCCATATGTGGCGTTACTGTTATTTTCGCACCTTTCTTCAACTtcattaatatattattctattacaaattctaaaatacttatataaacGATTTTAACCggcaattttatttattttttataaaaatttacacCTGACTACATTATTTGAATTGTTTTATAAAGACCTACGAGTTTAACTATATCGTCAATTTTATCATTGATCATATTTTCGTTAAATATTTATTACCGTATTGTGTCACAAATCCAGTTTAATATTTGATGAATAATGTAGCAAAAtccaaagaaaacaatagataGTGAgaaatgagaaggaagagtgAAGTAAGAGATTGACTTCAAATTACAGCTGTTCTCAATCTGCTATCTTTgcaacccaaacccaaaccgcGTTATCTCTCGTCACACTCACTCCTAATCAATATACTATATGCTAAGAATGGTATAAACAATTGAAAAGGAGAAAGCATATACTTATAGatttaagaaataataaaagcatatatatagCTTTAAGACGCGCAAAGATGCACATGATCTTATGTGAGAAAAGAATGGAAGGTAACATGTTCTATGTGGACAGCCTTGACTTCCTCACAAAGGTATACGACTAATCAATCATGAGATGGTACTTTTGTTCTCTTCGTCTCGAGATTTCACACTTTGGTTTTACGCAAAAACTCTCCAAATGAGAGAATATGGGCAAATCTTGTCAGCTTTCCAGCAAAAATATGCGTTTGCATGAAGTTAAAGAAGCATCTTGATCGTGGCTTCTTTCAGTTTCACTTTTTGAATATTAACACTTGTATTTTAACAAGAAGAAGCTTGTCGATATACGAATTTAACTGTCCCATAACTTACACTCGAAAGCTAACATAAGAGTAGAGAGAATTaccacatatttatatattttgtccaaaaatatctattttttcaGTGTAGGGACAATTGTAAGAATCAGCAAATCTTTTATTTGTATATTCAGATCTATGATTTAGTCGGTTTTGAAAAAGTTAAAACTGAGGTGGGGACATAAAACATGATAGATCCCTACATACATTGTATGTTTCGTAAACAACAAAAAAGACTCGTACATGGTTGTTCCTCTAGCAAGaata
The sequence above is drawn from the Brassica napus cultivar Da-Ae chromosome A8, Da-Ae, whole genome shotgun sequence genome and encodes:
- the LOC106425935 gene encoding ethylene-responsive transcription factor ERF012-like, producing MVKQELNIKKEMSLSPSSSPKTKSKKNKIKKYKGVRMRSWGSWVSEIRAPNKKTRIWLGSYSTAEAAARAYDVALLCLKGPQANLNFPSSASSHLLLDEKTHLSPKSIQKIAAQAANNSFDLFAPSSSADSSPSDHDQHPDDMQSLIGSFVDNRVSLMDPSSSWYDNDHNGMFFFDDGAPFNYSPPLNTTTNMVDGYFYEDADIPLWSFS